CTTTGACTTATTTggcatgtatttttttaaacaacagTGATATGCTTGTTTCTTCATAATATCAAACTTTTGTGCATGCACTCTATGCTGCGTTTTATACTAGGGATGCTCTTGTTTGCGTAttctgaaaaaagaaatgagagagaaaactAATCTTCTAAAGTAATGAATGATTTCGCAGATGTTCCCGATTGCTGTTACATGTGGCAATACCTTTGTTCTTAAGCCATGTGAAAAAAACCCAGGTGATTGCCAACCCATTTAGTATTGcttttttttctatattcttGGTTGGATTCTCTTGTAATCATTAAAGATTTTAGGATGTGATAACCTTTATTTGAAAAAGGTTCATTGATTTTGCAAATGGACCTGGTAACTTGTTTCTAATAGGGTTGATAGTTGCTATAGGCTATGTGAGCACTTGTGTTGTTTGGATTTTACATTAGTAGGTGGTTAAGTGTAGGTTTTGTTCTCAGGCCAATATGTGCTAAGTCATGTAGGAAGGCTGTAGGGTTGGCTGAGCCACTTTAGTGTTTCTGATATCCTGTTTTCTATAAGTGATTGAGCTATTTACAGTTTTACTTGTAAGTATGCCTACATGTCTACATATGTCTGTAGACAATGAAACTGCTTGTAGGCCTTTGTTAACTGGTATAGCAGTGCAGTGGAGTTGGGATAAGCGGAAGTTCTCACCAAGTCTAGTGGGGGGAAAAAGCACAAATTGAAACTTGATTAGCTTTTAAATTATGTGTATTAGTTAATCATGTATTAATGATTCCTGCGAAGTGCATTTCAGGTAATAATTTCTCTAGGGATTGGTGTCTGGTATTGTATAGTTAATTGGTCCTGcattattgttaaataaaatttcatttttttgttccATGTTATCTTGTTACTGATGGAATGTTCTATATTCTTGTTGTTAATGTGGctaattttatttgtttcaggGGCTGCAATGATACTTGCAGCATTAGCAATCGAGGCTGGTTTGCCTGATGGTGTCTTGAATATTGTTCATGGCACTCACGtaagcttttcttcttttaaaactCTTctatttagcattttttttacaGGAAAATACAACTCATACACCCAAGAATATTGAACCCATGGCCCTCCACCCCATATTCTTTATCATTCACAtggtcattttaaaaaaaaaatagatgtatTGTTGGTTTTAACACATCCTTTTAGTTAGATATATCAATGCCCTTGTCTCTAAATCAGGGATGGCAAAGTCAAAAGCGTTATCATACCCACCTCACATCCGTCTGGGGTGGCTAGGGTGGGGTTAGTCATGGTAATTCTGAAGGGGCAGCCCTTGCGGATGCGTGCTGACAACATAAATTTGCAATGTATGTCTGCCTTCAAATATTGGCTTTAGGAATGAGGGGcattatgtgaatgatttttttAGGATAGGCTATAGTGGCCAGTTCACACATCACACTTACAATGATAGTCGTACCTTATATAATGCTTTCCTCGAAGTGCATGTTTGATGTGGGACTTCctatcttttcttcttgttaAAAGCAACAGGATCTGCAAGTAAATTGTTATCAATTTATTGAAACAGTAGACTATGCATATAAACGGGTCATATTGTTCACATGTAACCATTGAATTGTTTGTCCTATGTTCCACTTTGGGAAACATGGCTTAGGCTCTCAAAGGAGAAATTTCTGCCCATATACAAAGTGATTTATCCTTTCCTGCATGCTTGATGTGTAAAACCTCCCTTCTCTTACCACATAATTGTATTTTCTGTGTCTAAAACATTGATATAATGTTGAGAATATGGCATTAAAATAGTATACTTACATAACCAATGTTGACCACCATCCCCTGCATTTTTTTCTACTCTGACCTCCTGGTTAAGAATTGTGCCAATTTTGTGAAGGGGTTGGTCGTTTACTAAGGAGTTGGGATAGGGGAGTTGATCATGAAGATTCCCCGTTGGCATCCCACTTTGGAAAACATTGTTATATTCCTTACCTTCTCCTTTCTACCCTTTTCCGTTTCGATGTCTGTGATACCTAATTACAATTTGAAGTTCCAGTTTAGGTCATCATTAATTTATCTCTGACACATAATTGTTTTGGAAATCAATTTGAGCAGGATATTGTTAATCATAtatgtgatgatgatgatataaAGGCAGTATCGTTCTTCGGTTCGAATACAGTAAGTTGGTCATCAGATTTCGGTGCTTCATtcatacatatacacatacatgcATATGCAATGCCTGAAAATACTTAAAGTCCAGACTATAcgatttaaagatattttgtatAATGCTGCCTGCCTCTCTGTAGTGCAGtagcttgaatatatatagaacaatcTGAGAAATACAAGTATACATCAACTAGGACTGTACCACACAACCGTGTACTCTAGAGACTAAAGTAGTATAAATTAAACACTTCACTCTTCTGATAAGATAGAAGAGATCTAACTCTTATCTAACTCTATCACAAACTAACTCTAGATAGAAGAGATCTAAGTCTTATCTAACTCTATATCTTTAGAATCACAAACTAACTCTACATCTTTAGAAGAGTCCTCAGTTGAAGAGTTGTTTGTTCCAATACAGACATATTCTACATACTCAACCATTTgcatattttgaattttggggGTTCTATTGCATTTTGTTTGGTGAAAGTTTATGTTTACTGTTAATTATATCCTTCTAGCAATTTCAatgtaattttccttttaagcTGAAGAGTTTGATTGCTTTTATAGCGGACAGGAAGTTTAGAtcattaaacaaataaaagctCATAAAATTGAATGATAAGGATCCAGAATTGTAACTCTCTATGCTCTTTGCCAAATTCCTATATGCCCCCAGAAACTATTCTACTGAGATATGTTAGATGAGAGTATTTTTTAAGTTACTCTCCacgttttagttttaattgtcATATGTTTAATTAGACTCAAATTCATgtttttacagttttttttttttttttttttttttttttttttttttaaatttaatttttttttattcacttgTTCACCTGTTCTTCAGTCTGGAATGCACATATATGCTAGGGCTGCTGCTAGAGGGAAACGTGTTCAGGTGAATGCTCTTCTCCACTCtccaacctctctctctctctctctcttagaggGCCTTTCTGTTGTGGTTAGACCCAGTTGAAAACTAAATATATATCTGGCTACCTAACTGATTATTGTGTTAACTTCTTAGTCCAATATAGGAGGCAAAAATCATGCAATCATTATGCCTGACGCTAGCATGGATGCTACTTTGAATGCTCTTGTGGCTGCTGGCTTTGGTGCTGCAGGACAGAGGGGCATGGCTCTCAACACCGCTATTTTCATTGGAGGTTCAGTGCCGTGGTATTATGATTCAAATACCTTAACTTTTCTATTATAGTTTTGGGCATTTCCAAATTTTAAGCTCGTTTTGGATGTTTGCTTTGCTAAAGAACCGACATGAATTTTCAGACCTAGGTAGTCAACTACTTGTAGCTCTAGATGAATCAATTTCTTCATTTATGAAATTGTAATAGTTTCCATGGATCTCTTCCAAATCTCCAACCCACTTCATAGTGTTTGGCTATCCCTGTCTTCCAAGATTGATGGCTATTGATCTTTCCAGGGAAGAAGAACTTGTTGAGCGTGCCAAAGAACTTAAAGTAAATGCAGGAACAGACCCCCATGCGGACCTTGGTCCAGTTATTACTAAAGAGGTGCAAACATAGCCCCGGAAATTTTGCTAATTCATCTGCAACATGAAAAGATTATATGTTGTGagttttgttttaatgaaaacATAACCCTCTTGGTGCCCTAGCTGGTTGCTCGTGCATACTGCATTTGTCTGAAATTATGTACGAATGATTATTAAATTCTTGATGGATTATTAAATTTACAGGCAAAGGATCGGATAGGCAGATTAGTACAGAATGATGTTGAAAGTGGTGCTAGAGTGCTGCTTGATGGGAGACATATGGTggtatgcattttttttttttgtaaaaaaatgctgttccaagaaaagttagctTTTGCTGTACGAAATCCTATTTTACACCTCCTCCCCCCTTTGAATATAGCTTTACTCTGCTTGCATGAAACATCTTTCATTAAATCTGCTCTATTGGATTTTGAAAGAAATGTAGCATCTTGGAGACAATGTTTCTACATATTTCAGTTTCAGTCTACTGCTAAAACTCAATAACATATCCCGTGAGATTTGCTTGTGCTTACAGTCATATGGTTTTTGTGAGTTCAACTTACTTTGTCTGAAAGTTATTAAATAAGGAAAATGCTGCAAGTTTAACAGTTGTTCACTCTAGCCCTTGCGCATGATGGAGTTTTGTTCCAATATAGAGAAATTGGTGATTGTAATTTTGATTAGATGCTGGactaagaatgttggttttgaTAGTCATCCAAATTATAAGTTACTACTATTCTCACGATTTAGTACATGAATATGCATGTAAAGTAGTCATTTTGAAGATTTTCACTTGGCAAGGAGCCATTTTGATTGcattactttcttttttaatgaactTTCATTGATGCTTTGACTTTTGATTGGATCTTCTTTTGGGCTGTTTGACATCATTATTATAATTATCAGCATGTTTTTAATTAGACAGTGTTTAAGGTGAGAATTAACATGTTTTTGTGGTATCCCATCATGGCAAACGACTCTGATGATTTTGTAGATTTGGATTATGAAGAATGTTAAGTGGCTATGTGCTGTCCTACATCATATATGTATAAGGTCAATCTGGGTTATATAAACCGGTGTGAGAAGCTTCAATTGTGATTACTCCTTATGAGGGATGTGTTGTAGATGTTGATAGCACATTCTGGAATCGTGACAAATGGTAGCAAGGTGAACTTGATAACACCATGTGGATTGGGAGCATTGCAGTCCAATGTGATGCTCTTGACAAAGTCATTAGGGATTTGAGTAAGGGTATTGTGCAGGTATATGCTAAGTTCCACATTGGACGTGTATTAGGTTGATTTGGGATATAGGAGATTACGAGGAGTTGTAATTATGATTAGTCTATTTAGGCACCTTGATATTTAGTGGGGGCAAAATATTTCTCATCTTTTATTTGCGGATGACACCTTGATGTTTAGCGAGGAAAATCCAGATTATCTGCAACTtgcttgtttatttttatgctttgaagcgGTTTTGGGTTTGAGGATTGACCTGGCTAAATCAGAGTTGGTCCCAGTTGGCAATGTCATCAATGTTGAAGGCCTAACTAGTCTTTTTGGTTGCAGGGTATCCTTTTTGCCTATGAAAtaccttggtcttccgttgTGAGCTTCATTTAAGGCCAAATCTATTTGGGATGACATCATTGAGAAGATAGAGCCGTTTGGCTGGTTGGAAAATTATGTACTTGTCGAAGGGTAGGAAAGTTGCTTTGATTGAAAGCACTTTATCTAATTTGCTTACCTACTTCATGTCTTTCTCCTCCTGGTTGGTGTTGCCAATCGCTTTAGAGAAGTTGCAGCGAGATTTTTTATAGGGTGGCATGGGTGAAGAGTTCAAGTATTACTTGGTTAGTTGGACGAAGGTGTGTACTTCGATCCCAAAAGCAGGGTTGAGGATTCGGAATTTGCTTGCGTTCAACCGAGCTCCTTTAGGAAAGTGGCTTTGGCGCCATTCTCATGAGAGAGAGGCCTTTTAGAGGTTGGTTGTTGACTCTAAATATGACAGTACTCAgggagggtggtgttctaatgaggtcCATGGGTTGGGCCTTTAGAAAATTATCAGGAGGGGTTGTGGGGAGGTTTTTAGCCATACTATATCTgtagtgggttatgcctagatgtGCAGTTgacttgtatgcttgttggtggactaccGACAGTACGCGGAGTGctgctgtgtggaagatggtgcctatgtgccttttatggtgtttatggagggaaatgaGTGACAAATGTTTTGAGGACTGTGAGAGGAATTTGGAGGAAATTTAagtcatttttcttcaaaactttgtatctttggacagctgcctttgtttttcctttaactattagttatagtgatttccttattttttttgctccttctagttaggtgcttcctcttgtatacttcatgtgtacttaggatcggctttacgcttttaatgatatttgctgattacttataaaaaaaatatttgtggtAGGTGATGACTCTAAAGTTGAGTTTTGGCATAACGTATGGTGCGGGAATCAATAGCTTTTCCAGACTTGTATGGAATAGCCATTTTAAGGAAGCTGCCCTATTTTCCTTGTAACATTGCTTCTGCTGATTGATTTCACTTAAGTGCTACTTCTGCTGTCTCCATCTTAATGTCGCTTGTGACATGAATTCTGTACTTTATGATATGTTTTCAGTTTTTCTCTTACCGGGCAAGTTCTTTCTGTTTACTATTCTCTTTGACGCATAATGTTGTTGGAGCTGCACTTCACTTGCTGAggcctttttttgtttttttttgtttttttggtttattcttTAAATATTGTGGGAGCTTCCCTCCCAGAAACATTCTCCTGAATTTCCTGAACCGAACTTTGTAGGTTCCAGGATATGAGAGGGGGAATTTTGTTGGTCCTACCATCTTATGTGATGTTACAACCAACATGGAGTGCTACAAGGTATTTCTTTTCTTGCTTGCAGTTCTTCTTATGTTTTCCGAATGAATGGATTTGGATAATTATGATTCTCAGTGGAAGAAGAGTTGAACCAAAGACATTGGCATATACTTGACAGCACTGTATCTTGTGTTGAGCAGGAAGAAATTTTTGGACCAGTTCTCCTCTGTATGCAGGTATTACTTGCTTAggtttctctcttttttgttcGTAATATATGCTGGAAATTggttaacaaaatatttcttgttTGATGACAAACAGGCTGATAGCCTAGAAGAGGCCATAACCATTGTGAACAGAAATAGGTACTGTATCTTGTTTGTAATATAAGCATTTTAGTTTTAAACCGACAGTGGGAACATtgcatttcatatatatttctTCCCTTGTCCTTTTTCTTGCCTGAATTATATATGAGGCACACCATGGaaacttattatttttattatatatacagTAAGTGTTGCAAACTGTGGGAAGGAATAGTTCTTTTTCATTTAAACCATGGGTTGAATTGTCTCTCGAAATATGGTTGTGTTTAGAAATGTATGAACTATACTAATTATTTAAGCATATAGGAGCAGTACAGAGTTAAGTTGCGTATGTAGGAACAGTGCAAAGTTTATGCAGAGATATTTTCTTTATGTGTTGAAATGCTATCTGAAGTACTCCTTtaacatttcaaaaaattttggAGATATTGGCACTGTTACATATTCTTATCTTCCTGATTCCACAGGCATGGAAATGGAGTGTCCATATTCACAACATCTGGCATTGCTGCGAGGAAGTTCCAGAATGAAGTTGAGGCTGCGCTGGTAAGCCAACCAATTATACGGCATATAGGTACCAACCACTTCTATAAAAAGTGGTGCCATTTGTCCTGGCCGTTGGATCTCCCAGACTGCCTTGCTCAATTTAAGCCAACCCTTACTAAATGCAGGGGTCCATCCATCTATGGGCTAGATGTACAAAACTTGAAGCAAAAAGGAATTAACTGACGTGTTATTCAGAGTTGAGGATGCCATTTTATTAGTAAATGTTGCGTTGAATTTTATGCTTAAATCTTGTTGGTGTCCCACACAATGGGATAGTGGGAGAGCTTATGAGCATCCAAAGATAGTGCCATATGGTTGCTTACTCTTCTTTGAGACCATTTATCTATAATTTTGACATGCATGTCATTTTCTGACAAGAATTCAAATATGACTCAGGTTGGGGTCAATGTTCCTATTCCAGTTCCATTACCATTTTCCTCATCCAATGGATCAAAGCCGTCTTTTGCTGGGGATCTCAATTTTTGCGGTATAATGTGCCTGATTCTCTCTcttaacactcaagaaataggGTGATTCAATGATTTTTCAATGCATTTACATGCCTTCTTCATCTCCTCACTTTCTGTTGATTCTGAATTGCAGGGAAGGCTGGTATGCAATTTTACACCCAGATTAAAACAGTGGCACAACAGTGGAAGGATTTACCAAGCCTAGTAGTGTCGCGAGCTGCACCTCCATCATCTGAGACAGATACGACAAGCCGCGGAGTGTCTTCAGCATTGCCTGCAACTTCTGAGAGAGATTCACCTAGCCAAAGAATGTCACCAGCCATGCCTTCAGCATCTGAGAGTGATTCACCAACCCATGAAGTATCGCTGTCCATCCCTCCAACATCTGAGGCAGATTTATCAAACACAGGAGTGTCATCTGTGTCTCCAACAGCTGATAGGGATTTACAATGCCAGGAAGTGTCCACGGTCTTGCCTCCAATATCTGAGAGGGAATTATCAAACCGTGATATGTCAGTGGCCATGCCTCCAGCAACAGAGAGGGACGTCCCAAACCAAGGAATATCGATATCGACACCCCAGTCATCTGAGAGGATGTATATACCACAGGCTCAGTGGAATGAAACTCAACTCCCAGTATCTCAAAGGACTGAAACTATTCCACCAACCTCTGAGAGGATTCATGCGCCTACATCTCAGAGGAATGGCATCACATCCCCCGCATCTCAAAGAGCTGATGCAGCAATGGCGTTATCTTCTGAAAGGGTATATATTCCTACATCTCATGCACTAGACAGTATGGGTCCAATATCTCTTAGGAAGGACAGTATGGCTCCAACACCTCATAGGATTGACACTACCGTGCATCCAACTTCGGACCGGGTATACATGCTGGCTGCATCTCACTTGAATGACAGTATGGGTCAAACATTTCAAAGGAATAACACCACCATGTTTCCAACTTCTGAGAGGTTATACATGCCTGCCACATCTCACCTGAATGACCATATGGGTTCGACATCTCAGAGGACTGATATTGCTTTACATCCAACTTCGGAGAGGATATACATGCCTGCAACATCTCAAAGGAATGACAACATGGTTCCGGCTTCCCAACGGGCTGATGCTCATGTTCCTCCAACTTCCGAAAGAATGTATATGCCTCCAATAGTTCATAGGAATTCCGGTATGCCTTTGACGTCTGAGAGGTTATATATGCCTCCAGCATCACAGAGGATGTATTCTCAGAACCCCATAATTTCAATGGATGAGTTTCCAAGCCAAGGAGCATCGCTGACTTTGCCGACATCTCAGAGGATATAGGATATTAGGCAATACATTTGTGTTCCATTTTAGGATCCTTGTAAACAAAATAATCTCATAATGCAAATAAGTTTATTTTCTCTTATGCAGTACACATTTTTTCCCCCGCTCTTTGAGTTGCCCAGGGAAAAAGTAGTAGGAGATGAAGCCAATTAGAAAGAAAACTGGATGACTAATGACTATGGCTTAGTTTCTTGGAGCAATCAGCAATGAGCTTAACGCAAGCTAGTGGTTTGCTGCACGCTTCGTCAAGCACATTCAACAGGGTCTCTaacaaacaataattaaaaaaaattaaaaaaaatgatcaataCGTATTCAACAAAAAGATCACTGCCCATTATACCATGTTGTACCcgaaaattaatagaaattattgTAACTGGGGCTTGTGGAATATACCATTACAAGCACAAGCAAGGACCATGGAAtcacaagaaaacaaaattttctgCACTCCTAATGACCATTTTTTGGTTTGCCAATATGGGTGGGGGCATGCATTAGTATTATGGTTAGGGGAGTTTCTGAATTATAAATAGAAAAACTCTATAGCCTACTCTCTACTCCAGAAGAGTGGCAAGAATGCAATGTGCGTACACGTCGTGGGGGccaatttcttatcctccaaaACTCAAAGTTTCAAGCTCACAGTCCACGTTTTCAATCTCTCAAACACAAACCCATTTTGAAAAGAGGCCAGGTGAGGATTCCACGGATGTGCAACTCCCTCTACCTTCTCATGTGAAATCCATTACCAGCACTTCAAACCCATTTGTGAAGCACTGCCTCAAGCTGCGCCACAGCTCTTCTTATCGCCACTCCCAAGGTTCAGCTCTCGTTGTGGGTGCTACTCCTATAAGGTGTCATGCTAATCCTTCTCTCTTTGATTTCTATTTATCTGGGTTGTACGTTGTTATCAATCAAGCAACCCAAAATTCAAATGGGtatctgctattttgtttttcttactctgttttggttgctgagaataTGTAGGAAAGtgagagaaaattaatattcaattttAGGTTTCTgttgttttgggttttcaagaatcgtttagaaaattcaaatgaGTTTTATGCGAGTGACTACATTGAATTCCCGCTTTCCCTTTCTcaattgaaattttaaatgttgttttttttgttcttttggtttCCTACAATTGATAGTAGTAGATATTTCAGGTCCAGTGTAACGAAAAATCTGGTAGTAAGGATATTTAAGTGAATGGGAGAGAGAACTACATGTGAAAAGTATGTATCTTTATGTTTGATATAGCTTTGGTATGTTATTTATTTGTAGGGAAATATACGGGTTTCAAGAGTCGTTGCACGGGAAAACTTTGGGAATGGATTGCTTACTGCTACTTGATAAAGCTGAGGTTCCTGAAGGGATAGATGATCTCTCTGTTCGTATTGTGCGTGTGAGCTCTATGGTGATGAAAAAACTTTCTGGCGTGCAATCAATTGAATCTATTGAAGCTATTGCCCTGATGAGAATTCCTACGAGTTTCTTCAATCTAGATGATGATCAAGAAAAGGCAGATTGTCAAAGATGGTTCCCATCCCCACATCGAATTCTAGTCCTCGATGGGATCCAGGTGAatctcaccacttatcccaagtGGATCTTATAATTGGGATCCTGTCGGTCGGTTTCTCTTCTCTTGTTCTAGCATtgcattttttctttgcttAAAAAGATGATACCATGTACCccttgtttgtttagtttctaaGACTGCTAAAAAATGGGTGATTGCGAATGCTGCTCTAGTTTTCTGCTCAGTGAAGATTTTCCAAGTAAGACAACTGTATTCTTAGAAAGTATAAGAAAAAAGACATGGAGGGGGAATTCTATCACAAGTTTCTTTTAGGTAAATTCATATGAAGCCAACAATTTGTGTGATGCTTTGGGCTTGCAACTCAGGCACCTGATATTTCGTTTGTCATCTGAGTTGAAAGACACCTACATAAATACATACATAATATGCAAGACAGAAACGTGAAATATGTTTGGTTGAAGAGGATTGTTGcaacaaaatatattaattgaacTCTCTTTCATCTCCTCCTTTTGATTGGTTAAATGCATAGAATGCCATAAAGGTTTCTTAGTGCTGCTTTGTTCAATAAACACGACATCTTAATTGATGATTCCTGAGATGCTGTTCGGTTTCCAGGTAATATTTGTAGGCAATTGAAGTCAGGAACCTTCTGGACATTTGTTTCACTAATTCAGTACTGTTATTCACTGCAGGACCCGGGAAACCTTGGTACGTTACTGAGATCAGCTTTGGCCTTTAGATGGGTAAGGAATAACTTGcaatttcaaattattattattaattttttttttccacaaccTTCTTCTTTTATGTATTACGTAGATGCTTTTCTGATGATCCCCTTAGATATATTATCTGAAATCCGCTTCCGTTGTGTTAAAAGCTAATATAAAGATATTTCTTCCTATCATCAACGAATCATTTTGAATCCCAACTATTATGCGTTGTCACTTGATGACCACTTACTGGTTCCTAAACTAGACAGTTTTTTAATCATCCTCCTAGCTCACATGGAGTACTTTATGCCTTCCAATGGACAAAAGTCAGTACCACTAGTTTCCTTTAGCTGTCTATAGAATGCATTTACCCTGATTGGTTTAATAACTTGAAACTTCCCAGTGATAATGGTCACAGGCAGTAACAGTTTAAGGGTTACACTTATTGCAATTCAACAGTCTTTTCATTCTTCAATAAGATATCCCACCTGTCCTTGAAGCAGGATCAACGATGAGCCTTACAGTCCTTAGAACTCCCTTTCTATAACTTCACTGTTTAATGGAActgttttcttgcattttcttgCCTAGCATGAACTATTTGTTCTTCATCTATATTTCAAAAGGATTCCTAATATTGGGGCCATTGTCCAACAGGGTGGTGCTTTTCTTCTTCCTGGCTGTTGTGATCCATTTAATGAGAAAGCTCTTCGAGCTAGCCGGGGTGCCTCCTTTCAACTCCCTATAGTGTCTGGCAGTTGGATTCATCTTGAGGCCCTTATAAATGAATTTCAAATGAAGGCACTAGCTGGCCATCCAGAGAGTACAGGAGAATCAAAGGCAGTGTCTCAGCTTTCTCAAGGGCTAGCAGATTCTTTAGTAGATTTTCCATTGTGCTTGGTATTGGGTAGTGAAGGGAGTGGCCTGTCCGAGAAATCTCGACAGGTAGGTGAGCTTGTGAGCATTCCGATGGCCGGAGAGTTTGAGTCTCTGAATGTCTCAGTTGCAGGTGGGATTCTCATGTATATGCTTTCAGCTTAAGAACTAGAACTAACTAATCATGGCCTCTAACACGCATTACCCTTTTGAATTTTGAGCTGCCACAAAGAAAAGGTCCTTTGCTGAGAATTTAATGAAGTCTACAGAGActtttctttgtatttgttAACACCGACAGAT
Above is a genomic segment from Alnus glutinosa chromosome 12, dhAlnGlut1.1, whole genome shotgun sequence containing:
- the LOC133851332 gene encoding uncharacterized protein LOC133851332 isoform X1; the protein is MLPPAAGTFEDREDLIKHVRDFGANQGYVVTIKKSRKDRRVILGCDRGGVYRNRRKIDESKRKRKASSRLINCPFEAIGKKEDDVWVLTIKNGEHNHEPLRDMSEHPYSRRFTEEEVRKIKFMTDAGIKPRQVLKALKQSNPELQSTPRHLYNLKAKIRQGNISEKSFKSWRPNRSIIVDTNSTPPGGSKQNNNQPLKVPNFIGGKFVDSQGCSLIDVLNPATQEVVSQVPLTTFGELKSAVAAAKQAFPSWKNTPVTTRQRIMFKLQELIHRDIDKLAMNITIEQGKTLKGAQGDVLRGLEVVEHACGIAALQMGEFVPNASNGIDTYCIREPLGVCAGICPFNFPAMIPLWMFPIAVTCGNTFVLKPCEKNPGAAMILAALAIEAGLPDGVLNIVHGTHDIVNHICDDDDIKAVSFFGSNTSGMHIYARAAARGKRVQSNIGGKNHAIIMPDASMDATLNALVAAGFGAAGQRGMALNTAIFIGGSVPWEEELVERAKELKVNAGTDPHADLGPVITKEAKDRIGRLVQNDVESGARVLLDGRHMVVPGYERGNFVGPTILCDVTTNMECYKEEIFGPVLLCMQADSLEEAITIVNRNRHGNGVSIFTTSGIAARKFQNEVEAALVGVNVPIPVPLPFSSSNGSKPSFAGDLNFCGKAGMQFYTQIKTVAQQWKDLPSLVVSRAAPPSSETDTTSRGVSSALPATSERDSPSQRMSPAMPSASESDSPTHEVSLSIPPTSEADLSNTGVSSVSPTADRDLQCQEVSTVLPPISERELSNRDMSVAMPPATERDVPNQGISISTPQSSERMYIPQAQWNETQLPVSQRTETIPPTSERIHAPTSQRNGITSPASQRADAAMALSSERVYIPTSHALDSMGPISLRKDSMAPTPHRIDTTVHPTSDRVYMLAASHLNDSMGQTFQRNNTTMFPTSERLYMPATSHLNDHMGSTSQRTDIALHPTSERIYMPATSQRNDNMVPASQRADAHVPPTSERMYMPPIVHRNSGMPLTSERLYMPPASQRMYSQNPIISMDEFPSQGASLTLPTSQRI
- the LOC133851332 gene encoding uncharacterized protein LOC133851332 isoform X2, producing the protein MLPPAAGTFEDREDLIKHVRDFGANQGYVVTIKKSRKDRRVILGCDRGGVYRNRRKIDESKRKRKASSRLINCPFEAIGKKEDDVWVLTIKNGEHNHEPLRDMSEHPYSRRFTEEEVRKIKFMTDAGIKPRQVLKALKQSNPELQSTPRHLYNLKAKIRQGNISEKSFKSWRPNRSIIVDTNSTPPGGSKQNNNQPLKVPNFIGGKFVDSQGCSLIDVLNPATQEVVSQVPLTTFGELKSAVAAAKQAFPSWKNTPVTTRQRIMFKLQELIHRDIDKLAMNITIEQGKTLKGAQGDVLRGLEVVEHACGIAALQMGEFVPNASNGIDTYCIREPLGVCAGICPFNFPAMIPLWMFPIAVTCGNTFVLKPCEKNPGAAMILAALAIEAGLPDGVLNIVHGTHDIVNHICDDDDIKAVSFFGSNTSGMHIYARAAARGKRVQSNIGGKNHAIIMPDASMDATLNALVAAGFGAAGQRGMALNTAIFIGGSVPEEELVERAKELKVNAGTDPHADLGPVITKEAKDRIGRLVQNDVESGARVLLDGRHMVVPGYERGNFVGPTILCDVTTNMECYKEEIFGPVLLCMQADSLEEAITIVNRNRHGNGVSIFTTSGIAARKFQNEVEAALVGVNVPIPVPLPFSSSNGSKPSFAGDLNFCGKAGMQFYTQIKTVAQQWKDLPSLVVSRAAPPSSETDTTSRGVSSALPATSERDSPSQRMSPAMPSASESDSPTHEVSLSIPPTSEADLSNTGVSSVSPTADRDLQCQEVSTVLPPISERELSNRDMSVAMPPATERDVPNQGISISTPQSSERMYIPQAQWNETQLPVSQRTETIPPTSERIHAPTSQRNGITSPASQRADAAMALSSERVYIPTSHALDSMGPISLRKDSMAPTPHRIDTTVHPTSDRVYMLAASHLNDSMGQTFQRNNTTMFPTSERLYMPATSHLNDHMGSTSQRTDIALHPTSERIYMPATSQRNDNMVPASQRADAHVPPTSERMYMPPIVHRNSGMPLTSERLYMPPASQRMYSQNPIISMDEFPSQGASLTLPTSQRI
- the LOC133851314 gene encoding uncharacterized protein LOC133851314 — encoded protein: MQCAYTSWGPISYPPKLKVSSSQSTFSISQTQTHFEKRPGEDSTDVQLPLPSHVKSITSTSNPFVKHCLKLRHSSSYRHSQGSALVVGATPIREIYGFQESLHGKTLGMDCLLLLDKAEVPEGIDDLSVRIVRVSSMVMKKLSGVQSIESIEAIALMRIPTSFFNLDDDQEKADCQRWFPSPHRILVLDGIQDPGNLGTLLRSALAFRWGGAFLLPGCCDPFNEKALRASRGASFQLPIVSGSWIHLEALINEFQMKALAGHPESTGESKAVSQLSQGLADSLVDFPLCLVLGSEGSGLSEKSRQVGELVSIPMAGEFESLNVSVAGGILMYMLSA